Proteins encoded within one genomic window of Pseudalkalibacillus sp. SCS-8:
- a CDS encoding cold-shock protein: MNTGTVKWFNAEKGFGFIEISEGNDVFVHFSAIQGEGFKTLEEGQNVSFDIVEGDRGPQASNVVKA; the protein is encoded by the coding sequence ATGAATACTGGTACAGTAAAATGGTTTAACGCAGAAAAAGGTTTTGGATTCATCGAGATCTCTGAAGGTAACGACGTATTCGTTCACTTTTCAGCAATCCAAGGTGAAGGTTTCAAAACGCTTGAAGAAGGTCAAAACGTATCTTTCGACATCGTTGAAGGCGACCGTGGACCACAAGCTTCTAACGTAGTGAAAGCGTAA